The genome window ACTCTGAGTCACTTGGAAGCCGCAATCTGAGGTCTATTAAGATTCCTCTAAAATGTTCCTAGACATCGTTACATCATAAATATGCGAGATAACACGGCGAACTAAAAAATGAACAATGGCAACCCGCCGCATTAATCAACGACGGTCAATGTCCAGCTCCTATGCTCGCGTAGATAGTAGATTTTGTGCGCGAATTGGTCTTTGAGTCGCTTATCGGAGGCGCCTGATTACCTATCGTCTGGCTTCTATCGTGTCTCCTCTCGAATTACACGGTTTCACTGACGGAACTGTTGTAAATTGTTACATCTGGAGgaatatatttcaaacaataaaaaatctgCTGAGAGTACAAAAGTACTCGATTCCAGGCCAAAGAccattttataaaaagaagatgGGATTCATCGAAGAACTCTTCCAATTGCCACGCTGATTTTCCAGTGAGAGTCTTTGATCGAAGGTTTCAAACTATTTTAGATAGATAATATTGAATAGACAATATCGTGAAACagatataatatagaaaacattCCTCTGTTTCTTTTAGGAAGCCCAAGTAACCTAGTGCATACGATTCGGCGCTTGCATCATTCTCTCTTCGCAACGAGATCACCGTTCACTCCTTTTATCATGCCTTCGAGGAAGTAGGCGCGTGGTATTAATAACTATCTGAGCGGGGAATACATGCACTTCTCTCTATCAGGAGTTCGTTAATTAATAAGGACAGCTGGACGTGACAAAGTGAACGTCTCACGGAGCCGGGGAAATTACCACGGCCAATGTTCATCGTTTGTCTGGTTCACGCGCCGAGCGATACGATTCACGCAACGCGGAGGAGGAACGATTGCGAGACCCGAAGGAGAAGCTCGAGGAGACTCTGCACGTGATTCGTCGTCTGCGGCCCGATTAGGGaaccttctttttttctttcgtgcGCGAAGTAGAGTCGCCGAAGTCGCCGAGTATTACGCGAGCAGCGTGTCCTCGGCTGAAGGTGACGGATTTAGTAAATAGAAACGAATGTATCCCTCGTTTACTTCGGTGGAGTCGCAGTAATCTGATTAACCGGTTAATTATGTTCGACGAATACATACGTCACATTGGAAAAGTATTAGGTGGCAGATAAACTTCGCGTTGgttcttaaatgaaaatttaaatattaaagtaagcTTATTCTATTTAATACCGACGGTACAAACTGCtgctaatatcaattttatttattgaagtagTAAAATAGGTACTTGATAATACTAATTcttattagtaattaatattgaaaatatttacagaTTGATAGGAAGGTATCAGTACGTCAGACGCTATCACGTTGAAAGATATAGATTGCCCAGAGAAACAAGACCAGAAAAATTGCACTATTACCCGCGTTTCCGTAACGTAATGGTCTCGCAAAAAATCGCACACTTTTTGCGGTGCAACAGCATGACATTATCGACCGAATACGAAGGCGACATATGTACGGCCGATTGCGTGTAGGAAGCGCACCGCACGGAAGCGTAATGGGCGTACTTGAAGAGAGCTCTGCTCACGGTACCCGAATAATGTCAAACGAAGTCCGACAGATGTTCAATGCCAAGATCACGATTCCCAAGATTCACGCTAAGAAATCTATGAATTTCTCGCGACGTAGCTTCTCtttctgaatatttaatatgaaactaGTAGTTTTACTAGTAGAAGAGTTTAATATTCTTTCTAGCGCAGCTCTAATGCTATCGCTGATTCTAAGGAAGCGTCCCCGTGCGCCCGAGCAAGCCTTTTAACTTAATCCCAACAAGTTGTAAGTCTGCAGACCGGCTTAAGACGTTCTCAAAGTCGCGTAAAATTGCAGCCCCGAGGTTCATTACACTTGGAACTGCACTCGGTAACGGGAACACGCTCGCCCCGCGAGCAGGAGTGCGGCTTTAAGAAACGCGCGCTATGGTACTCGATAATCTAGCCGGCACGTGGTGGCCCGGCCACGGTGGGACCTGGTAACACGTGACAGAAGTAACCCCGGCCTAATTACTGTATTCCATTGCGCGCCAACCCTCGAACCATGCGTCACGGCCCTGTGAAACCGGACAGCGGTCAAGCTACTATCGTAACTGGGCATCATTTATTCATACGACCATTCGGGACACGATTTCCGAGCGTTAAGGGTGTCCCTTCTActtaaaaatcaatgaaattcatTCACTTCCTTTCGCCGGTTGTTCAAACTCCTTGTTATATAGCGTACTTGGCTAGACTTTATCCTAACAAGGAATGATTCTGAATTCTTAGGAAATACTCCGAATAAAATAcgtagaatttattatttaaaatgttcttttCTTTGTACAGGGTGGAGTAGCTACTTAGATACTCCTAACTTTGAAAGATGAGAAGAAGCATTGTTCATCTATTTACCATGATTTAGAGCtatgaagaaatgttatttgaCCAATTTGAAGAAGCTACGATAGTCTAATAGTTATTACGTTTCCTTGCGAGTAGATAGCTTTGGAAGATTGCAACCCCTGTTCACAGAGCGAAACGCGATTCCCAATTGCTCTGGAAACACCCCGCGAGGGAAGTCGACGATACTCTTGGCGGAGGTGCGAACTGCGTACGGAACGGCCGTAGTTCGAAACTGCCCTGACTTCTTGTTACGAACGCAATTAGACTTGGAGGTGTTCCGTTGGTACAGAAGCGTAGATCGAAGATCGTTATCCGTGGATCGTCGGAAACCTGAGCGTAACCAGTGTCGAGTTCGTTTTCTCGATCCTACGCGTTGTTACACACCGGGACCGAGTTAATGGAAGGAGTCAATCAATCCACGCCGGTGCGAAACTAGTTAACTGCTCGCGCTAATTATCTCGTTCCTCGAGTTTATCGGTACACGATGATCTCGCGGGAGGATCGAAGATACTTCCGCTGACTGATTGCTCCTCCGGGCGCGATCGAGTCGCCACTTCGAAGTCAATTTCCCCCGGAACTGGTTCCATCGAAACTTCGCTGCAAGTTCCTTGGAATAGCTACCTTTCACTTaggaaaattcaatgtaaaacTTGCGTGGAGATTAACGGAACACACCAAGGATATTCCAATTGAGAAAGGATTCCTCGATACTCCACTAGAAACCTATTAATACTCAACGTTTGCAGATAAATGTACAACATTTTAACAAGAGCAACTATTAGATTACTACTGTACACGTGTGGAGTCTACGTTTCAATCGGTTCAGAAGTTGAAAGGTACGATGGattaaagtttctttaaataactATGAATTAATTACTTGCACGATTGCGAGTATGAATACATACCGAAATGCTACGTTGTTCATCTCGATCTTCGAAATTACAAGTTTAAAGACAATTAGAAATCGCATCGATCATCACCATGAGCGTATACCAAAcaaggtaaaagcaccaatGGTTGATCGCGCGTTTATAGGGAGATCATTACCGTTGAAAATCTTATTCTTCACGTTTCCCTAAAAAACAGTCAACTACCGGTACCAGGTCAATCACCGATACCTTCGCCTTAATATTTACCAAATTCAACgcgaattgacgcgttccgtaaacctagtgccAATGAAAAGCGAACAGGTCGCGATGTAACTGAAGAGGAGTCTCACCCGTGACATTGTTTGCAGGTCTGGGTTGCAGCGAGGGTACGGTTGGTCGGTGAACGGTATCTGGAGAAAAGCGGAGATGATAATCGGATGATGGTCGGCGGCGATACAGTTTCCTCGGGGCCTGTCGACGGACAACGGGTCTCGGCTGCGTTCGGCGCGGACGGACGGCTGGCCTTCACTGAAGcgccggcgtcggcgtcggcgtcggtgtcagcgtcggcgtcggcgtcggcgtcgacgATGCTCCTGCCGTGATTCTAATCGCGTGTTGATCGCGTGTCCGGCCACGCGAGCGAGCGGAACTCCTTGCTCCCGGCCCGATCCACGGATCTCCGGAGGGTTGTTCCGCGGGTCGGACACGGGACGCCTATTTCGGCGTTGTAAACTTACAATTAGTTTCctcagttaacacgttcgcggacagtacAGATTATAATGAGACGCAAAAGTAGAAAAAATGCGAATGTCctactccgagggttaaaggACATAATAATTGCAGAACTTAAGGATGTAGAATTGAATTCTTGacaatgtggcttataaatttcaatgttgctctcatataattttgcatcacaatgaaaatgaatgctatattCACGTCCAACGTGTTAATGAGTCTCGTAGGTCAATTTGAATTCGACGTTTCTTATGAAAACATAtgaatgtttctaataattgctACTCCAGCTGTTAAGAGCTCTTCCAATCGCGCCAGTAAAGCCACGGAGACGTAATCTAGATGTAAATAAGAGTAGGTTTGTAGGGACTTATCTTGTATGGAAGGTAAACGATACGCGATCGATGCTTCCATAGATTACGCTGAGACCTCTGAGTTGAACTAGGTAGAATATAGCCGGTGAATTAACTTACTCCCGTCGATTAACGTGAATACTCGTAAGACAGCATACCCTAAGAACTTTCATGGAATGAAAGAACGGTCTGGAGGACGATCAAGTGCTATCAGTTGACAaattttccttccttccttccgagCAATTATTCTAGTAGAACCAGGAAGTCCCGGGTCGCATGGTGCCCGTCTCGCGATGATTGTTTCGTGCACGCAGCGAAAAAATATGTTGCCCGATCCCGTTATTCGTCGAACTTGTCGCCGGCGGGAATCTGCGGCTGGTACCCCGCGGTTAATGGTTTCCCGATCTCCTTTTAGTTCCGACGGGAAACTTTTTATCCAAACGAATTGCTCCGGTCACGACATTCGAGCCTCCGCGAGCGGAATCGCGACCGTGGAATTTACGATCGTCGGGACCGGTCCCCGTCTCCGTTCGGAAGCTTCTTCGACTTCTttcacgctagaactaccgagaaattCGAGGGACTTGTTTCttgatttgaaaaaaattgaaatgtcaTCATTGGTAGCCTTAGTAGACTTCGTAAAGAGTTAGACTTTCAGACTTCTGAAAGGTATACGTTTATGGTTGAATGTTTCATTACAGTGAGCTGTAGGTATCCTCTGTTTAGTCCCTTCAGCCATATCCGTGACGCGCTTATCTTAAATCGAATGCTACGAAGTTTAAAGTAGGTGGACAGGATATTGATAGAAGAGAACGGTAAGATTATAGTGAAGGTTTATTGAAATCTGCGCAGTCTGTTAATAACAACATCATCGTTGTCTGTTCAGTGAGGTTTCCCGTAAACGTACACCCGGTAGTGAAGTCCTCTGGAGTACTTGGACCTAAACTTGATCCGTATGAAGTTGTGGCCGATCCCACCGGAAGTCACCCACATGGCGCCATTATTCTCCTGGGACAAGGAGTCGACTCCGATGCAGGTGATGGTCGCATTGGTCGGCCCGTAATCCGCTTCTACTTCCTGCAATCAACGTTGCACGCGTGAACTCTTCACGATCCGAAGACACTGCGAGTCTACGCtcgaatttcatataaattttcacTCGATTCAGCTATCGTGTACATTCGTTAACTATGCATCCGTTGATTGACCAGTCTCCAAGGTAGACGTCTGCAATGAAGATAACGATAAACCATGAAAGCAACATAATTCAACGTGTATCGTGTCCCGGCACTGTCGCCTCAGCTGTTCCGACCTGGCGTTTATCTGTGGAACGATAAGGGAATCAGAAAAAGAATTGGAACAAGGAGAGAAAGCAGCGGGCAAGTCTAACCACCGACGATAAATCCGAAGACGTTAACGCGCCGTTAATACGTGCTATTGTTTTAGGCGGAAACAATGTCGGGCACCCCCGATAAAGTAACCCAGTGCT of Nomia melanderi isolate GNS246 chromosome 5, iyNomMela1, whole genome shotgun sequence contains these proteins:
- the LOC116424674 gene encoding uncharacterized protein LOC116424674, producing the protein MVLFAVFLAFNALAATAERADQCRWRTDEQLIWEYDVRRSYRIGGYQEVEADYGPTNATITCIGVDSLSQENNGAMWVTSGGIGHNFIRIKFRSKYSRGLHYRVYVYGKPH